A stretch of the Geovibrio thiophilus genome encodes the following:
- a CDS encoding heavy metal translocating P-type ATPase, translated as MKEESVKLNITGMTCSACSSRIERKLSKQKGISEVAINLSTAKGRVAYDRDILNEGDIIRLIEDIGFGASKEAGDTAEAEKQTKIILILSVIFTLPMSLAMFDHVFELNMFPLIFMNKWVQFVLASFVQFVGGWRFYKGAYANLKHGSTNMDVLVAMGTTTAYLYSVVSMFFDGHLYFEASAMLITLVLLGKYLESIAKSRTADALRSLMELGAKTAVVIHDGKEAEVGVESVMIGETLVIKPGTKIPLDGEIISGSSYIDESMVTGESLPVLKESGAEVTGGTVNGGGTLLVRVTRVGADTLLSRIIRMVEDAQAIKAPIQRMADVISSYFVPLVIIFALMAFTLWFFILGAGFTKAIIIFTSVIVISCPCALGLATPTSVMTATGRAASFGVLFKGGEHLEKLSHADTLVLDKTGTVTEGKPAVRETETSPGFSRDDMLKFAAAAEKLSEHPLAKAVIEAAAELELPQAENAVTDAGKGIKATVSGRTVAVGSRRLTDADFSSLDKRAEELEALGRTLVYVAVDGQAAGLIAVSDKIKTGAKALVEYAERLGIEVFMLTGDTQKAAEAVAHEAGIKNVIAGVLPDGKKDVIERLKSDGRSVVMVGDGINDAPSLALADVGIAMGTGTDVAIETAGVTLLKGTMKELAVALKISRSAMNNIKLSLFWALIYNILGIPLAAMGYLSPIIAGAAMSFSSVSVVLNALRLKRWNPDKYLRRVQ; from the coding sequence ATGAAAGAAGAAAGTGTAAAGCTCAACATTACCGGAATGACATGCTCTGCGTGCTCATCAAGAATAGAAAGAAAACTCTCTAAACAGAAAGGCATATCCGAAGTTGCCATAAACCTCAGCACAGCCAAGGGGCGTGTTGCTTACGACAGAGACATTCTCAATGAAGGGGACATAATCCGCCTCATTGAGGACATAGGCTTCGGAGCCTCCAAAGAGGCGGGCGACACTGCTGAGGCGGAAAAGCAAACAAAAATTATACTGATCCTCTCAGTCATCTTCACTCTCCCCATGAGCCTCGCCATGTTCGACCATGTTTTTGAGCTCAATATGTTTCCGCTGATATTCATGAATAAGTGGGTGCAGTTTGTTCTTGCCTCGTTCGTTCAGTTCGTGGGCGGGTGGCGATTCTATAAGGGCGCTTACGCAAATCTGAAACACGGTTCAACCAACATGGATGTTCTTGTAGCCATGGGCACCACAACCGCGTACCTCTACAGCGTGGTGAGCATGTTCTTTGACGGGCATCTGTATTTTGAGGCATCAGCCATGCTGATCACCCTCGTCCTCCTCGGCAAGTATCTGGAATCCATAGCCAAATCACGCACTGCGGATGCGCTCAGGAGCCTTATGGAGCTCGGCGCAAAGACTGCCGTGGTTATTCATGACGGAAAAGAGGCTGAGGTAGGAGTCGAATCTGTTATGATCGGCGAAACACTCGTGATTAAACCCGGGACAAAGATCCCTCTGGACGGAGAGATAATCTCCGGCTCCTCATACATAGACGAATCCATGGTCACGGGGGAAAGCCTTCCCGTTCTGAAAGAGTCAGGCGCAGAGGTAACCGGGGGAACGGTGAACGGCGGAGGAACACTCCTCGTCAGGGTAACCCGTGTGGGCGCTGATACTCTCCTCAGCAGGATAATCCGTATGGTGGAGGACGCTCAGGCAATCAAGGCGCCGATTCAGCGCATGGCGGATGTCATATCCTCATACTTCGTGCCGCTGGTTATCATCTTTGCGCTCATGGCGTTCACTCTCTGGTTTTTCATACTCGGAGCTGGCTTCACCAAGGCTATCATCATATTCACCAGCGTTATAGTGATCTCCTGCCCCTGCGCTCTGGGGCTCGCCACTCCCACTTCGGTGATGACGGCTACAGGCAGAGCAGCCTCCTTCGGAGTGCTGTTCAAGGGCGGAGAGCATCTGGAAAAGCTCAGTCACGCAGACACTCTTGTGCTTGACAAAACAGGCACGGTGACCGAAGGCAAGCCTGCGGTGAGGGAGACTGAAACATCGCCCGGATTCAGCAGGGACGATATGCTGAAATTTGCGGCGGCAGCGGAAAAGCTGTCGGAGCATCCGCTGGCTAAGGCTGTCATAGAAGCGGCGGCGGAGCTTGAGCTCCCGCAGGCGGAAAACGCGGTAACTGACGCAGGCAAGGGAATAAAGGCGACGGTCAGCGGCAGAACGGTTGCCGTGGGGAGCAGAAGGCTCACTGATGCGGACTTCTCATCCCTCGACAAACGCGCGGAAGAGCTCGAAGCTCTCGGGCGTACGCTTGTTTATGTGGCAGTAGACGGACAGGCGGCGGGACTGATCGCCGTTTCGGACAAAATAAAAACCGGCGCGAAAGCCCTTGTGGAATATGCGGAAAGGCTCGGTATTGAGGTATTCATGCTCACCGGAGACACGCAGAAGGCGGCGGAAGCGGTGGCGCATGAGGCAGGAATAAAAAATGTCATAGCCGGAGTCCTGCCCGACGGCAAAAAGGATGTAATAGAAAGGCTCAAGTCGGACGGCAGAAGCGTTGTGATGGTCGGTGACGGCATAAATGACGCCCCCTCTCTCGCTCTGGCTGATGTGGGCATAGCAATGGGCACGGGTACGGATGTCGCCATAGAGACAGCGGGCGTGACACTGCTCAAGGGCACGATGAAGGAGCTCGCGGTTGCGCTGAAAATAAGCCGCAGCGCAATGAACAACATAAAACTCAGCCTGTTCTGGGCGCTTATATATAACATACTGGGAATCCCCCTCGCTGCCATGGGCTATTTGAGCCCGATCATAGCGGGAGCGGCGATGTCGTTCAGCTCCGTTTCCGTGGTGCTGAACGCGCTGAGGCTCAAGAGGTGGAACCCTGACAAATACTTAAGGAGAGTGCAGTAA
- a CDS encoding response regulator transcription factor has protein sequence MSELNDLKILSALFVEDDSYARRAMESILRNLFGQIVLADNGRNGLDIFGKTSVDIVITDLWMPEMTGFEMIAGMKAHNPELVVVVMSAYDVPDYEKRAENLGIFGFLKKPFTLADFEAVLKEAGHKAAEIKRLNS, from the coding sequence ATGTCGGAACTGAATGATTTGAAAATCCTGTCAGCCCTTTTTGTGGAGGATGACAGCTACGCAAGAAGAGCCATGGAAAGTATTCTGCGGAATCTTTTCGGGCAGATTGTGCTTGCGGATAACGGCAGAAACGGTCTGGATATTTTCGGTAAAACCTCCGTGGATATAGTAATTACAGACTTATGGATGCCTGAAATGACCGGATTCGAGATGATAGCCGGAATGAAGGCGCACAACCCTGAGCTTGTAGTGGTGGTTATGTCCGCATATGATGTTCCGGACTATGAAAAACGGGCTGAGAATCTGGGTATTTTCGGTTTTCTCAAAAAACCGTTCACTCTGGCGGATTTTGAAGCGGTTCTGAAAGAAGCCGGACACAAAGCCGCCGAAATCAAGCGCCTGAACTCCTGA
- a CDS encoding YhjD/YihY/BrkB family envelope integrity protein, which produces MKNRTPFIQKFYIACSRYMENELTNHAGAVAYYFLLSIIPIILLMLTIFESFLDSHAAFSEDFFRILGSFSPNLDREFLARFGLSGSVAGAVGIFGALNLLWTSRLILASVQRAFDVIFPSPKSRNFIITAFISIVIIPAVFLLVTFFAGLRLVLGFISGMLMQAGAGAEIIGRLGGLGFILPVIAAFAGAFVCYRYLPVRRPSTPAALSGALLFAFLLFVLKFAFGFMTGMAKMNILYGVIGALIALLLWVYVVCQVFFICAEFTYVCDRTDILVINKVFSVHKEEKRNIFERFFFGHNSSVMKRYSDFYPQGRELFRQGDTSREVYYVYKGSVDIYLEGIEKPVGTVREGDILGEMANLLGTPRTATAVAGTDSVIFRIEPDAFSELIGLNHRLSLRIINSLCERLKDMDEKLYL; this is translated from the coding sequence ATGAAAAACCGCACACCGTTTATCCAGAAGTTTTATATCGCATGCAGCCGCTACATGGAGAACGAGCTCACCAACCACGCCGGCGCCGTGGCTTATTACTTTCTTTTGTCAATCATCCCCATCATACTCCTGATGCTTACTATTTTTGAATCCTTTCTGGACAGTCACGCGGCGTTTTCGGAGGATTTTTTCCGCATACTCGGCAGTTTCAGCCCTAACCTCGACAGGGAGTTTCTTGCCCGGTTCGGACTCAGCGGCAGTGTCGCTGGAGCCGTGGGCATATTCGGCGCGCTGAACCTCCTCTGGACATCAAGACTGATCCTAGCGTCCGTCCAGAGGGCGTTCGATGTTATATTCCCCTCCCCTAAAAGCAGAAATTTCATAATAACCGCATTCATTTCCATAGTCATAATCCCCGCCGTGTTCCTCTTGGTTACTTTTTTTGCGGGGCTGAGGCTTGTCCTCGGTTTCATCAGCGGAATGCTGATGCAGGCAGGAGCCGGCGCCGAAATCATCGGACGTCTCGGAGGGCTGGGGTTTATTCTCCCCGTTATTGCAGCTTTTGCGGGCGCTTTCGTTTGCTACAGGTATCTTCCCGTTCGCCGTCCGTCCACCCCGGCGGCTTTAAGCGGAGCTCTTCTGTTCGCCTTTCTTCTTTTTGTGTTGAAATTCGCCTTCGGCTTCATGACCGGAATGGCAAAAATGAACATCCTTTACGGTGTCATAGGCGCACTCATAGCTCTTCTTCTCTGGGTTTATGTGGTCTGTCAGGTATTTTTCATCTGCGCCGAATTTACATACGTCTGCGACAGAACGGACATTCTTGTGATAAACAAGGTTTTCAGCGTTCATAAGGAAGAGAAGCGCAACATATTTGAGCGTTTTTTCTTCGGGCATAACTCATCCGTAATGAAACGCTACTCAGACTTTTATCCGCAGGGCAGAGAGCTTTTCAGACAGGGAGATACCTCCCGTGAGGTTTATTACGTATACAAAGGCAGCGTGGACATATATCTGGAAGGTATCGAAAAACCTGTGGGAACAGTAAGAGAGGGTGACATACTCGGAGAGATGGCAAACCTTCTGGGAACCCCCAGAACCGCCACGGCAGTTGCAGGGACGGATTCAGTCATATTCAGAATCGAGCCCGATGCCTTCAGCGAGCTCATAGGATTAAACCACAGACTTTCATTAAGAATTATTAATTCTCTCTGTGAAAGGTTGAAAGATATGGATGAAAAGCTATACTTATGA
- a CDS encoding M15 family metallopeptidase, whose protein sequence is MNRRTFLKFAAAIPAASCLLSAQDALGFVFPFPDEKKDPASAVCRIEDGQKLYNSEYFKKIKEFNHSFKDDVIASHAEFALIRSCNVKLRELMKFVGFGNFNVLSYRDALSTMSLRGSLAEFTPQEKNFMEEFFRRGASVYGFYGDRIFNSLYEEVKDKHVLKMPGTGHFIYKGKAEATYAKITADMKTLILTSGVRSIVKQAGLFLAKVVETKGNLSMASRSIAPIGYSYHGTGDFDVGIKGWGHFNFTDRFATTREYSRLMEEGYMRIRYDRKNPYGVRFEPWHVKVV, encoded by the coding sequence GTGAACAGAAGAACTTTTCTGAAATTTGCAGCCGCTATTCCCGCAGCCTCCTGCCTTTTAAGCGCACAGGATGCTCTGGGCTTCGTATTCCCTTTTCCCGATGAAAAAAAAGACCCCGCTTCCGCCGTATGCCGCATTGAGGACGGACAGAAGCTTTATAACAGCGAGTATTTCAAGAAAATAAAAGAATTTAATCACAGCTTCAAGGATGATGTCATAGCCTCACATGCGGAGTTTGCCCTCATCCGGAGCTGCAACGTCAAGCTGCGGGAACTGATGAAATTTGTCGGCTTCGGCAACTTCAATGTGCTTTCCTACCGTGACGCTCTCTCCACCATGAGTCTCAGGGGATCTCTGGCGGAGTTCACCCCGCAGGAGAAAAACTTCATGGAGGAATTCTTCCGCCGCGGCGCCTCTGTTTACGGCTTCTACGGGGACAGGATTTTTAACAGCCTCTATGAAGAGGTAAAAGATAAACACGTGCTCAAAATGCCCGGAACAGGACACTTCATATATAAGGGCAAGGCGGAAGCCACCTACGCCAAAATCACCGCGGACATGAAAACGCTCATACTCACCTCCGGTGTGAGGAGCATCGTCAAGCAGGCGGGACTTTTCCTTGCCAAAGTTGTTGAAACAAAAGGGAACCTTTCCATGGCATCCCGCTCCATAGCGCCCATAGGCTACTCATACCACGGCACAGGCGACTTTGACGTGGGCATAAAGGGCTGGGGACACTTCAACTTTACGGACAGGTTCGCCACCACCAGAGAATACTCACGACTGATGGAAGAAGGCTACATGCGCATACGCTACGACAGGAAAAATCCCTACGGCGTTCGTTTTGAGCCTTGGCATGTTAAGGTTGTCTGA
- a CDS encoding FAD-dependent oxidoreductase: MKKLLPLYINRLSPCYSRDHLGNHGCYARNDIPRFLHLTALGRFDEAFYVLKETNPFSSGCGRFCDHPCETACNRTKFDQPVDIKALERFVSDAGYEKGLNPVMTGEPKDKKIAIVGSGPAGLSSAYFLARCGYRVEVFEKHEVAGGLLTEGIPAYRYPREVFEKELAFIKETGVTIHTCANINKESFKDLAGNYDAVIVATGAHKPGELGIEGEQLEGVENGIAFLKKVNLGQLDKLGIKKGEKIGVIGGGYTAMDVVRCAVRLGAEPTMVYRRTSAEMTAHHGEVEETKQEGVKFKFLRSPLKIEKADDALRLTVQKMKLGPVDESGRSKPVAVYGETETYHFDRIVLAIGDKPDLFFVGEKFTVDFPRMICRDLSEDAQSKIFITGDAAMGATDNTGMVVRVVGLAQDTVKSVREYLGETVETDKDRKTAFYNTLNIKYFEKSGRLIEETLPIEKRIGNFEEIVKTVDADLAQLMAGRCFNCGICIQCDWCWHYSDGSLIKLDREWTPEKDAFYYEFLTEKVSDATFKSVEACPRAALSISSAGSSAENLREEQYITKNELEGRN, translated from the coding sequence TTGAAAAAATTGCTTCCGCTTTATATCAACAGGCTTAGTCCCTGTTACAGCCGTGATCATCTCGGCAACCACGGCTGCTATGCCAGAAACGATATACCCAGATTCCTTCACCTTACGGCTCTCGGCAGGTTTGATGAGGCGTTTTATGTGCTTAAGGAGACAAACCCATTCAGCTCCGGCTGCGGAAGGTTCTGTGACCACCCATGCGAGACAGCCTGTAACCGCACTAAGTTTGATCAGCCTGTGGACATAAAGGCTCTTGAGCGTTTTGTGTCCGATGCCGGTTATGAAAAGGGTCTCAATCCTGTTATGACCGGAGAGCCGAAAGATAAAAAAATCGCCATAGTCGGCTCCGGTCCCGCAGGGCTCTCATCAGCTTATTTCCTTGCCCGCTGCGGCTACAGAGTGGAAGTCTTCGAGAAGCATGAGGTTGCGGGCGGTCTCCTCACCGAAGGCATACCCGCCTACCGCTACCCCCGTGAGGTTTTTGAGAAGGAGCTCGCCTTCATAAAGGAGACGGGCGTTACAATACATACATGCGCGAATATAAACAAGGAAAGCTTCAAGGACTTGGCAGGAAACTATGACGCGGTCATAGTCGCCACCGGAGCCCATAAACCCGGCGAACTGGGTATAGAGGGTGAACAGCTTGAAGGTGTTGAAAACGGCATCGCATTCCTGAAAAAGGTAAATCTCGGACAGCTTGATAAGCTCGGCATAAAAAAAGGCGAGAAGATAGGCGTAATCGGCGGCGGCTACACGGCGATGGACGTTGTGCGCTGCGCGGTGCGTCTGGGTGCGGAGCCCACAATGGTTTACAGGCGTACATCAGCCGAAATGACCGCTCACCACGGCGAAGTTGAGGAAACCAAACAAGAGGGCGTAAAGTTTAAATTCCTCCGAAGTCCTCTTAAAATAGAGAAGGCGGATGACGCTCTCAGGCTCACCGTGCAGAAGATGAAGCTCGGTCCCGTGGACGAGAGCGGACGCTCCAAGCCCGTCGCCGTCTACGGTGAGACGGAGACTTATCACTTCGACCGCATAGTTCTTGCCATAGGCGACAAGCCGGATCTCTTCTTCGTGGGCGAGAAGTTTACTGTGGATTTCCCCCGGATGATATGCCGTGATCTGTCAGAGGACGCGCAGAGCAAAATTTTCATCACAGGTGACGCCGCCATGGGCGCAACTGATAATACCGGAATGGTAGTCCGTGTTGTGGGGCTCGCTCAGGATACGGTGAAAAGCGTGCGTGAGTACCTCGGCGAAACGGTTGAAACGGATAAAGACAGAAAAACAGCCTTTTATAATACACTCAACATCAAATACTTTGAGAAGAGCGGCAGACTCATAGAGGAAACGCTGCCCATTGAAAAGAGGATCGGCAATTTTGAGGAGATAGTGAAAACCGTGGACGCTGACCTTGCTCAGCTCATGGCCGGCAGGTGCTTCAACTGCGGAATCTGCATTCAGTGCGACTGGTGCTGGCATTATTCGGACGGCAGCCTGATCAAGCTCGACAGGGAATGGACACCTGAGAAGGACGCTTTCTATTATGAATTTCTCACTGAGAAGGTATCAGACGCCACCTTTAAAAGTGTGGAAGCCTGTCCCAGAGCGGCGCTGAGCATATCGTCCGCAGGCAGCTCCGCAGAAAACCTCCGTGAGGAGCAGTACATAACCAAAAACGAACTCGAAGGGAGAAACTGA
- a CDS encoding glutamate synthase-related protein → MLEYKKEIVVKRSIRYTEPTDTGIFAQGAKYWVKVTDDAEEPGRGCVHCATCVESCTHNLTKPESGMGVFSMETRYLDADGSRVEPEEKDRAAFLEKILWINPDECCNCKRCVKMCPQRAIKVTHNPDYQEVGVTLSGSEVINNIISRAAGKSTVSSAHLGKYPSKMDQDWLIDAAEILSPQRDHLHEFAGQMRKMTLGKRGARFVCDTPIFDVHQSYGSNSHEAILARMTASIKLGRPFFTGEGYIHPDMMPAAKHCILQFGSGGYGPWLELDKFAGISMKYGQDAKKGKGGRLQDKKNDYEIALLRCVEALRHLTAPNPQHLQYSIEELPMRVESLRMLLGDDKLIGADVYGTAWNFPEIAVAIAKAGFDYITIKAGDGSTGAAHSVDLKNRGLNVVYLTHAADLALRREGLREDISVIAEGGVMDSFHAFLVMLAGADFVGMGMRHLHVLGCTLCQRCHTGQCAWGITSRPYGHRIDPETAGDSIVKMVHSFHEDMEGLSAGLGMSTHSDVVGSRRFRYHGSDPLLFDTFGQKDFPKQVQTIIMKESRSKVFIPEKEASEGLRDKFEAVLSKIEGDSLTIDIGFDQIESLELNFMMKEAVRRGVKKFFLDNVMGQRVIGTGIKCDEITVRGLVGNHSFAFVNGTKINVIPNHSTVTTVPANAQVGVANTANPGEINIAGDVSDLFAAYSVSGTYRVAKSGGVRNLLLMKAGVPEEWRNIDTERFENAPKDEILRELIMKYQRRRAVRSRMKWSDFVKLAEAKLKKRKPPVVVYGLGGERRMGDYFMEYAQGGIGVVLNVADIANPIGYYVCSGMTAGSAYIRGEILPEQLGAGVRRLDYLTPEDRSFLKKQIEEFIARFIDVDIDEKYNAQLKTFAETYAKDPERIFSGFCKIIPKAAPAHNNE, encoded by the coding sequence ATGCTTGAATATAAAAAAGAGATAGTCGTAAAACGGTCAATAAGATACACGGAACCCACTGACACGGGGATATTCGCTCAGGGCGCCAAGTACTGGGTGAAGGTCACTGACGATGCCGAGGAGCCCGGCAGGGGCTGCGTACACTGCGCAACCTGCGTGGAATCCTGTACCCATAACCTCACCAAACCCGAATCTGGCATGGGAGTCTTCAGCATGGAGACTCGTTATCTCGATGCTGACGGCAGTCGTGTGGAGCCGGAGGAGAAGGACAGGGCGGCTTTTCTGGAGAAGATACTCTGGATCAACCCTGATGAGTGCTGCAACTGCAAAAGATGCGTGAAAATGTGCCCCCAGAGGGCGATCAAGGTTACGCACAATCCCGACTATCAGGAGGTCGGCGTAACCCTTTCCGGCTCGGAGGTTATCAACAACATAATCAGCCGTGCCGCGGGGAAATCAACCGTATCCAGCGCGCATCTTGGCAAATATCCTTCCAAAATGGATCAGGACTGGCTGATAGACGCGGCGGAGATCCTCTCTCCTCAGCGTGACCACCTCCATGAGTTTGCGGGGCAGATGCGTAAGATGACTCTCGGTAAGAGGGGCGCCCGCTTCGTTTGCGATACGCCTATATTCGATGTTCACCAGAGCTACGGCTCAAACAGCCATGAGGCGATACTCGCCAGAATGACGGCGAGCATCAAGCTTGGCAGACCCTTTTTTACAGGGGAGGGATATATCCACCCTGATATGATGCCCGCAGCCAAGCACTGCATATTGCAGTTCGGCTCAGGGGGCTACGGTCCGTGGCTTGAGCTTGACAAATTCGCCGGAATCTCCATGAAATACGGTCAGGACGCCAAAAAAGGCAAGGGCGGCAGGCTTCAGGATAAGAAAAACGATTACGAAATAGCGCTGCTCCGCTGTGTGGAGGCATTGCGCCACCTCACTGCGCCGAACCCCCAGCACCTCCAGTATTCCATTGAGGAACTCCCTATGAGGGTGGAATCACTCCGCATGCTTCTCGGGGATGATAAGCTGATCGGCGCCGATGTTTACGGCACAGCTTGGAACTTTCCCGAAATAGCAGTGGCAATCGCAAAGGCGGGCTTTGACTACATAACAATAAAGGCGGGGGACGGCTCCACAGGGGCGGCACACTCCGTTGACCTGAAAAACCGTGGACTGAACGTAGTTTATCTTACCCATGCGGCTGATCTCGCTCTGCGCAGGGAGGGCTTAAGAGAGGATATATCCGTGATAGCCGAAGGCGGCGTGATGGACAGCTTCCACGCTTTTCTAGTTATGCTCGCCGGAGCGGACTTCGTGGGGATGGGTATGCGCCACCTTCATGTGCTCGGCTGCACCCTTTGTCAGAGATGCCACACCGGTCAGTGCGCATGGGGAATAACATCCCGCCCCTACGGTCACAGAATAGACCCCGAAACCGCCGGTGACAGCATAGTGAAGATGGTTCACAGCTTCCATGAGGATATGGAAGGGCTCTCCGCAGGGCTCGGCATGAGCACCCACTCGGACGTTGTCGGTTCACGCCGCTTCCGCTACCACGGCAGCGATCCTCTTCTGTTTGACACCTTCGGGCAGAAGGATTTTCCTAAACAGGTGCAGACAATAATAATGAAGGAGAGCAGAAGCAAGGTCTTTATCCCCGAAAAAGAAGCCTCGGAGGGACTCAGGGATAAGTTTGAGGCGGTTCTCTCCAAAATCGAAGGCGACAGCCTCACAATTGACATAGGTTTTGACCAGATAGAAAGTCTCGAACTTAACTTCATGATGAAGGAGGCTGTGCGCAGAGGCGTGAAAAAGTTCTTCCTTGACAACGTCATGGGGCAGAGAGTCATAGGCACGGGCATTAAGTGCGATGAAATAACCGTACGGGGGCTTGTGGGGAACCACTCCTTCGCCTTCGTGAACGGAACAAAGATAAACGTAATTCCCAACCACTCCACAGTTACTACCGTTCCCGCCAACGCTCAGGTGGGCGTGGCTAACACGGCAAATCCCGGCGAAATAAACATAGCCGGAGACGTGAGTGACCTTTTTGCCGCTTACTCGGTAAGCGGAACTTACAGAGTCGCCAAAAGCGGCGGCGTTCGCAATCTTCTCCTGATGAAGGCGGGTGTGCCGGAAGAGTGGAGGAATATAGACACGGAAAGGTTTGAGAATGCTCCGAAGGACGAAATTCTCCGTGAGCTTATAATGAAATACCAACGGAGAAGGGCGGTGAGAAGCAGAATGAAGTGGTCTGACTTCGTGAAGCTCGCCGAAGCCAAGCTGAAAAAACGTAAGCCTCCGGTTGTGGTTTACGGTCTCGGCGGTGAAAGACGCATGGGCGACTACTTCATGGAGTACGCTCAGGGCGGAATAGGCGTTGTGCTGAACGTGGCGGATATAGCAAACCCCATCGGCTACTATGTGTGCAGCGGAATGACCGCAGGCTCGGCTTACATCAGGGGCGAAATCCTCCCTGAACAGCTCGGAGCGGGCGTTCGCAGGCTGGATTATCTTACGCCGGAGGATCGGAGCTTCCTCAAAAAGCAGATAGAGGAGTTCATCGCCCGCTTCATAGATGTGGATATAGACGAAAAATACAACGCCCAGCTTAAAACCTTTGCGGAGACCTACGCAAAAGACCCTGAGAGGATATTCTCAGGCTTCTGCAAAATTATTCCGAAGGCCGCTCCGGCTCACAATAACGAATAA